One genomic segment of Prosthecobacter fusiformis includes these proteins:
- a CDS encoding molybdopterin-dependent oxidoreductase, with protein MSAPAAAASPTAPPPVDLVNVQIDGVWLKFPKGTRMIEACKQAKKEVPHYCYHPKLSSPGNCRMCLVEMGMPPRPAPGQEAEKDEHGMPKIGWMPRPVIACANTVAEGMGIRTESVLTQECRKGVMEFLLINHPLDCPICDQAGECRLQEFSVEHGKGESRFRENKVKKPKNVDIGPRVRLDDERCIMCSRCIRFTAEIADDPVLGFTERGSHTTLAVHPGKRLENNYSLNTVDICPVGALTSNDFRFQQRVWFLSETNSICTGCGRGCNMEIGARGDTIYRQTPRDNNDVNSSWMCDRGRLDFHFVNSEYRLTDPLLKSGGKHEISTWKKTIQAVAAGLSGIKGDEIAIIASARMTNEELFFVRQLARVLGTENVDVIPRIGEGDNYLSAADKNANTLGVRQILEIEPGSRIAGITELMSRGRLRAVLALGENLLKVGFERRDLEKIGFLTTLHVLANATAELSHAVLPGTSYAETRGSMINVTGRLQRLNKAVNPPGNARDTWEILRDLVVACGGSNGLYSAEDVFKCLANDIPAFNGLTFAKIGDQGIPLIETDEKIPLLEREKERKAKGIIVG; from the coding sequence ATGTCTGCTCCAGCCGCCGCCGCCTCCCCCACCGCGCCTCCACCAGTTGATTTGGTGAATGTGCAAATCGACGGTGTCTGGCTTAAATTTCCCAAGGGCACCCGCATGATCGAAGCCTGCAAGCAGGCCAAGAAAGAAGTGCCTCACTACTGCTACCACCCCAAGCTTTCCAGCCCCGGCAACTGCCGCATGTGTCTGGTGGAAATGGGTATGCCTCCACGCCCCGCACCTGGCCAGGAAGCTGAGAAAGACGAACACGGCATGCCCAAGATTGGCTGGATGCCCCGTCCGGTCATCGCTTGTGCTAACACCGTGGCTGAGGGCATGGGCATTCGCACCGAATCCGTCCTCACCCAGGAATGCCGCAAAGGGGTGATGGAGTTTCTCCTCATCAACCATCCCCTCGACTGCCCCATCTGTGATCAGGCAGGCGAATGCCGACTCCAGGAATTCAGCGTCGAGCACGGCAAAGGCGAAAGCCGCTTCCGCGAAAACAAGGTCAAGAAGCCAAAGAATGTGGACATTGGGCCTCGCGTCCGTCTGGATGATGAACGCTGCATCATGTGCAGCCGCTGTATTCGCTTTACTGCCGAGATCGCTGACGATCCAGTCCTTGGCTTCACCGAGCGCGGCAGCCATACCACCCTGGCCGTGCATCCAGGCAAGCGTTTAGAGAACAATTACTCGCTCAACACGGTGGACATCTGTCCCGTGGGTGCCCTCACCTCCAATGACTTCCGCTTCCAGCAGCGCGTCTGGTTCCTCAGCGAGACCAACAGCATTTGCACCGGTTGCGGTCGCGGTTGCAACATGGAAATCGGTGCCCGTGGTGATACCATCTACCGCCAGACACCTCGTGACAACAACGACGTCAATTCCTCCTGGATGTGTGACCGTGGCCGTCTCGACTTTCACTTTGTGAACAGCGAGTACCGCCTCACCGATCCTCTTCTCAAATCAGGCGGCAAGCACGAGATCTCCACCTGGAAGAAAACCATCCAGGCCGTCGCCGCAGGTCTCTCGGGAATCAAAGGTGATGAGATTGCCATCATCGCCAGCGCGCGCATGACCAATGAAGAACTCTTCTTCGTCCGGCAGCTCGCCCGCGTTCTCGGCACCGAAAATGTCGATGTCATTCCACGCATCGGTGAGGGCGACAACTATCTCTCCGCTGCTGATAAAAATGCCAACACCCTGGGTGTCCGGCAGATTCTCGAAATTGAACCCGGCAGCCGCATCGCTGGCATTACAGAACTCATGAGCCGTGGTCGCCTGCGTGCCGTTCTGGCTCTCGGTGAAAATCTGCTGAAGGTAGGTTTCGAGCGTCGGGATCTGGAAAAAATCGGCTTCCTGACCACTCTGCACGTGTTGGCCAATGCCACCGCCGAGCTCTCTCACGCCGTTCTCCCTGGCACATCCTATGCCGAAACACGCGGCAGCATGATCAACGTCACTGGCCGCCTCCAGCGCCTGAACAAAGCCGTCAATCCTCCAGGCAACGCTCGCGACACCTGGGAAATCCTGCGCGACCTCGTCGTCGCCTGCGGTGGGTCCAACGGTCTTTACAGCGCTGAAGACGTCTTCAAATGCCTGGCCAATGACATCCCTGCTTTCAATGGTTTGACCTTTGCCAAAATTGGCGATCAGGGCATCCCGCTCATTGAAACTGACGAAAAAATCCCTCTGCTTGAGCGTGAAAAAGAGCGCAAAGCCAAGGGCATCATCGTCGGATAA
- a CDS encoding heparinase II/III family protein: MNAAVHRPFATLLLTLSLPWLASAEMRAWKNKAGASIDAEMVAVDVTARTITIKRADGQTFTIPIDSLSDEDKAFAAEQWKKMQGAPAAPATADAPAAKTPPAAGKATARPAPPRPALTITPVNKFKVPNNAEYMRVVLKTRPRLIHAAPGWTYLKGLPAADPVAAKMIENLKAGGEKLLEAPELTRIFGEQKSTVTPGSKAMFRMAALGVLNFVDGDPRWKERGVREMIAITDPATFQNWYVDEPAVTADFLIAASLGYDYFRDGMNAKQATDARTYMIEKGIGALVALLKGEPVPESARGKAAGVTNAPKPKGTPKGGAKDKEEVEPDAEHMAAASALILAGICLQDEDPSAAKQAIDAGGKVFGKGMLRFAPDGIWPEGMEAGEQVLDYAIMVMQTLKANAGTDLGFSLLEGIPQAGLARLHLVGPSNQLFNYGDAQGTTLSRPWVSTWLAGAHGNMGTKALAAGAAPSADTAFLNLAGHFMYYNPHAAGDGTPDSPDYVFPGGAVAALRSSWDKDAYYVAVKGGDNSIPTAQLDIGSFVLEAGGVRWGIELGAESDRAPGFSPAADRTKRYALYVEGTPGQNTVMMGGNQELDAQSAVLSGHSTPELGILAVDLTKAYSKLAKDVYRGAMMVRGAKPYLVLQDDMAVKNTTPVTWSMHTRAEVTVDGSKATLTEKDKTLHAVILSPAGATFTTEDPPEPASEQMKKLTGIKVLKVSLGAVKGPQTISIAFSLDGAPASVPVKPITEWVPKK, encoded by the coding sequence ATGAACGCTGCCGTACATCGTCCTTTTGCCACGTTATTGCTCACCCTGAGTCTTCCCTGGCTGGCCAGTGCAGAGATGCGAGCCTGGAAAAATAAAGCCGGGGCATCCATTGATGCGGAAATGGTGGCGGTGGATGTGACTGCGCGGACGATCACCATCAAGCGTGCAGACGGACAGACATTCACGATCCCCATTGATTCCCTGAGTGACGAGGACAAGGCCTTCGCCGCTGAGCAATGGAAGAAGATGCAGGGGGCACCGGCCGCGCCTGCTACGGCGGACGCCCCGGCTGCTAAAACGCCTCCTGCGGCAGGCAAAGCGACTGCACGTCCGGCACCACCCCGGCCTGCATTGACCATCACTCCGGTGAATAAATTCAAGGTGCCTAACAATGCCGAGTATATGCGCGTGGTGCTGAAAACACGCCCGCGTCTCATTCATGCAGCACCGGGTTGGACCTATCTGAAGGGACTGCCAGCGGCGGATCCGGTTGCAGCTAAGATGATCGAGAACTTAAAAGCGGGGGGTGAAAAGCTGCTGGAAGCACCTGAGCTGACACGCATCTTTGGTGAGCAAAAAAGCACGGTGACGCCGGGATCCAAGGCGATGTTTCGCATGGCTGCGCTGGGGGTATTGAATTTTGTGGATGGCGACCCGCGCTGGAAGGAGCGTGGTGTGCGTGAGATGATCGCAATCACAGACCCGGCGACATTTCAAAACTGGTATGTGGATGAGCCGGCAGTGACAGCTGATTTCCTGATCGCCGCGTCACTGGGCTATGATTACTTCCGGGATGGAATGAATGCAAAGCAGGCGACGGATGCACGGACTTACATGATTGAGAAAGGCATCGGTGCGCTGGTGGCGCTCCTCAAAGGCGAGCCTGTACCGGAATCAGCACGGGGAAAAGCGGCTGGGGTGACGAATGCACCCAAACCCAAGGGAACTCCTAAAGGTGGAGCCAAAGATAAAGAGGAAGTGGAACCGGATGCAGAACATATGGCGGCAGCATCGGCACTGATCCTGGCGGGGATCTGTCTGCAGGATGAAGATCCCAGCGCAGCCAAGCAGGCCATCGATGCGGGTGGAAAGGTCTTTGGTAAAGGCATGCTGCGTTTCGCCCCAGACGGAATCTGGCCTGAAGGAATGGAAGCAGGTGAGCAGGTGCTGGATTATGCCATCATGGTGATGCAGACGCTGAAGGCGAATGCGGGCACTGACCTTGGTTTCAGCCTCCTGGAAGGCATTCCCCAGGCAGGGCTGGCGCGGTTACATCTGGTAGGGCCGAGCAATCAACTCTTCAATTATGGGGATGCGCAGGGGACAACGTTATCGCGCCCATGGGTATCCACCTGGCTGGCAGGGGCCCACGGAAATATGGGGACCAAAGCCCTGGCCGCTGGTGCAGCCCCGAGTGCGGATACGGCCTTTTTGAATTTGGCTGGCCATTTCATGTATTACAATCCGCATGCGGCTGGCGATGGGACGCCCGATAGCCCTGACTATGTCTTTCCAGGTGGGGCGGTGGCTGCACTGCGGAGTTCCTGGGACAAGGACGCTTATTACGTGGCTGTCAAAGGGGGCGATAACAGCATCCCGACGGCGCAGTTGGATATCGGCAGTTTTGTTTTAGAAGCAGGGGGTGTGCGCTGGGGAATCGAACTGGGTGCGGAAAGCGACCGGGCTCCTGGTTTCAGCCCTGCTGCGGACCGGACGAAACGGTATGCGCTTTATGTGGAAGGCACTCCCGGACAGAATACAGTGATGATGGGGGGGAACCAGGAACTGGATGCCCAGTCGGCCGTACTGTCAGGACACAGTACTCCAGAATTAGGTATCCTGGCAGTGGATCTGACCAAGGCATATTCCAAACTGGCCAAGGATGTCTATCGAGGTGCGATGATGGTGCGCGGAGCGAAGCCCTATCTGGTGCTGCAAGATGACATGGCTGTGAAGAATACGACGCCCGTGACTTGGTCCATGCATACACGCGCAGAAGTCACTGTGGATGGCAGCAAGGCGACACTGACGGAGAAAGATAAAACCCTGCATGCGGTGATTCTGTCTCCCGCAGGTGCCACCTTTACAACGGAAGATCCGCCAGAGCCTGCCAGTGAGCAGATGAAGAAGCTGACGGGAATCAAGGTGCTGAAGGTCAGCCTAGGGGCCGTGAAAGGTCCACAGACCATCAGCATCGCCTTCTCCCTGGATGGGGCGCCTGCCAGCGTGCCTGTGAAGCCGATCACGGAATGGGTGCCGAAGAAGTGA